Below is a window of Impatiens glandulifera chromosome 2, dImpGla2.1, whole genome shotgun sequence DNA.
ACATCACAAAGTAATTGATTTTGCAATtgtcaacaaaataaaatcatttttctataaaaaaaaaaaacataaaaccaTACAATCTCAATCATGCATCAAGTAGTAGTTACATACATGTTCACATATGTCACCCATGTTGGTTAGTTTGACAAGTTAACTGAAAATTACTTTAAATCatgcttttatatataaaaaaaaaaaagtaaaaaaatgatgttcaatcatatatatatatatatataaaaagaatttggTATATTTTTTAGTCCAGCTATGTTGGGGTGGTTGAGTTCTGAATCATTGAAGATTCTGATTAGTATTTTAATTggttgatattttaataatcagTTTCTGTTTGAGATTATTCATGACATAGAATAAGAGAATTTAAATAGAGTATAGAGTGTATTTTAATTAGGAaaacattttattgattataatataaatcaaaatggTTGGGCttcatattttttgtatttttggttAGGCttcatattttttgttttatgatCATATTTGATATGAGAGGATACGTACagttaatttaaatgtatatatactattaaaaattgacttattttttaaatttaatattttttttcttttttatcaattaattaatctttttatctatttattctttctttatttttatatctttttaaaaaaaaaaaaaaactaataattaaatattataatgtataaaatagtttaatgtttactttaatattttgcctctattaaaaattctaaattttataaacaaaaattttattataatttgtttgtgAATTTTGTtctattgtaattttatttttttgaagttttttttgtttgttttatttaatataaaaacaaataaaattaataattttttagtttttgatttagaatttagattttttaatataagtaaatattacCGTTAACATTTAACTACtttatacattataatatttaagtataatcTCTAAcagaaaaacaattttaaaataatttatgttgatACATAAAGaaggtaaaattttaaaaaattaaattaaattaaaattaaaataattaaatattaaatactatagagaaagaagaaataGATAAATAGagataaatagtttaattaattgataaaaaaaaaagatagagaaaaaatatatcttaaattaaaaaatattaaattttaaaaaatatttaacgtACTGTTaaccaatttttaataataggtACATGTTTAAATGAACTTTAACGAGTACATACAATTTAATTGGACTAATTGTGCATaaattaaatgagtttttttcttaaataaatgcATATTCATACTTTCCTTAACAAATTTGAAGTTATACTCAGCATTAATCTGAATATTTTTGACTTGATCAGGCTTCTACTTATGGTATTTTTTGTTAGTGTAATTATAATCTTTCATGTtgaaatagttataattaataatagatgagaaagaaaatatgtGGATTCGCCTGGAGATTTATGCTCTTCTTGAATacttttgaataaattaattgtatctatgtttttattgatttttttcatattatatttttgtgattcatttaaatgaaacatttaaaaaaagtttaaatcgttcaataaatgaaaacatattttctttCGTTTTTAGGGTCAGATCTATATAAGATCATGGACTAGGCTTAAGTATCCAACtcttttataagtttaatggtctttttgttctttcttttttttttttttgagataaaTGATGTAGAGCTCGAATCATATAAGTGCTGACACACTATGTTTAATCTCTAGTATTCATTCATGACCTTTACTCAGGTCGTTCCCGAACATTCCTGAATTTTGAGGGTCCATgcgaaaaaaaaattgttcatattttttatttaattttttttatgttatattataaagtttaataattttatattatatttaatataaatagtttaatttaatttggttaaataatattaattatactttttaaGAGAACTTAGGTTTAACCTTGAtaaggtattttttttatataaattcttttaGGACCCTAAGATTAAGGGGCCTTAGATGACTGCATTGATTGATTGCATATATACTACATTAAggtaaaatgttatatatataattcaccATACCATACCGTGctatttcaaaaatcaaaacaagagaaagttttaaattaaatagacTGAAGTGAACTAAATATAATGACAACAACTAGAGAGGGTTTTATTAACTGATCAGATTTTGaactttgttttgtttggccggccCCCCTACATTTACTGTAGAATTAGGTTAATAAGAACAAGTCACAGATTTTGCAACATTGCCAGCTCACACTGGTCACCCCACCCCCACATATATCTAATTTTTGTTTACTCTTTTTCACCATCTAACCACTTTGCACATGCAAAGATTTGATTCAATTAGGAAACTACTGGATTCATTTTGTTTGTAACAAgtcattaaaaattaaacatattttaattagcTGTTTCAAAACAACATGGTAATTAAGGATAGGATGATGGGTTTAATTGATTCagatagatatatagatagatagtaGTTAATATGAAATTGAAGTTTGAAAATGATTACATAAATAGTGTGGCAGATATTCACGGGCCTCATCATCTCATATTCTAATGATTTTGTGACTTACAAATTATCAGAAGCTAGCTGGGTCAAAAAGGAAAACCCCCACTCACCTCTATAATGACCTGTTCCTTTGCCTGCCTGCCTGCTCCTCACGAGCCCCATTAAAGCTTAAATTTccctcctcttcctcctcctcaaCAGcacttcaaatatatatatatatatatattataacatctcaactcaaaaactcaaactcaaaactTTGAAATGGCAAAGAATGCTATTATTCTTTCACTACTCATCACATTAATCTTATTCACTTCTTCATTCAACCTGTCGTCCTCCATTAGAGAACTGCAGCAGCCGGCAGCAGAAACtgaaactaaaactaaaacGTTATGGCTGCAAACCAGAACAGAGGATtacatgaagaagaagaagaagaagaagaagaagaagagccaAGTGTTTCAAAAAGGGGAGGTGAAGAATTGTTTGCCAAAAGGGTTAATTAAGCGTTCATCTGCTCCCAGTAGATATGCTAACTATCAAGCTATGGGATCCTCATCCTCATCATGttccccttcttcttcttcttctactgcCCCCCCACCGCCCACCTCTATTATAATTACAACACCTTAGACCACTTTAACCAGCCTTTCTACTCATTAATATTATACTCCTCTAATTTTAGTGCATGTAATcaacattatattattaattatatcttcATTTTCCTGGGAATACCATCCAAATACTAAACAAAGAAAacctttattttattactattttctAATATGATGATTGATTgggagaaaatataaatttccaTATAGGTTCTCAAATATGATTACAAAACATCAagttataagattaaaaaaaagttgaaagtCATATACTGTCGTGCATCACATATTCCATGTTACCAAAAGTTTTGTGGAAGGTTTgggtcaaaataaaaatagactGAGCTTTTACAGTTTTACCTATTACATGACAGAACAATCTGAAGATAGTTACGGTTTAAATTCATGCAGAAAGACACGAAAACAAAACGAAAGGAGCCTCTTTGCTTATAACCTAACTGTAGAGATCATCATCTTCAGCCCCCGCAGTAGAGGTGGTAGCAAATGGATCAGCTCCGGAACCTGATCTAGCCTCCGTTGTTGTTGTCTCAGGGAACCTAAACTCGGTTCCAAAACCACGCGACTGCTGCAAGGTCTGAGCAAATGCCTGGTACTTCCTTATGTCTGCATCGCTCACACTCCTCCGAGCATACTTCATCGACTCCTCAAAATGAAACGCCTTTATCTCTGATACTTCGTCGTCATTGTCCTCGTCCATTGAGTCTGGATTATCTCTCTTTTTCCTCTCCTTCTCTATGTCCTGCATAAATCCCGATTATTAAGACCCAAAAGAAACTTGTTTTCTGTTCCAGACACTCTTTTCAACATTGAGTAAATCAATGAAATATTTACAGCTTGTTTAATCTTGGGCTTCTTTGCAAATAAAAAAAGGTTTATTACGATTTTTGGGTAAAATGACAAGAATGTCCTTagtatttaaaatcttataataaataattagtaagtGAAAAGGGCTGTGAAGAAAACTTACTTTCTCAATGTTCTCTCTAATGGCATACTTGCAAGCACGCTGGCATATCTCAGTGATGTCAGCACCGCTAAAGCCTTGAGTATACTTGGCAAGAGCCCTTAACTCAACATCTTTGGAAATGGGAGATTTCCTTAAGCAggctttaaaaatattatgccTCGAGTCCTCATCAGGCAGAGGAATGTATATTAGTTGATCGAGACGGCCCGGCCTAAGAAGTGCAGGATCAATTATATCAGGTCTGTTAGTGGCCCCGATTATGAAGACAGTCTTTTTTGCATTCATGCCATCCATTTCAGTAAGAAGTTGGTTTAGAACTCGATCAGCAGCACCGCCAGCATCCCCACCACTACTTCCCCTCTGAAAAAAGAggaataagaataataaatgtcatttttttaaaccaGTGTCTTGTTGAtcgattatttgaataaccaagtgattatttccaaataactttgtttgatgtaggttatttgGGTACAAAGACATtaagggtattaatatataatgaaaatatattatctttttaaaGTATGTgacattttgattgattttttgaATGATGTGATGGATGATGACAAGGACAATGTAGATGTTCCCATTGAACAAAAGAACGCATGAAAGATGGAACAGAAAGTTAAACGGAATGAAAACCTGAGTAGCGATTGAATCGAGTTCATCAAAGAACAGAACACAAGGTGCAGATTGTCTGGCCTTGTCGAAAATTTCTCGAACATTGGCCTCACTCTCACCAAACCACATAGTAAGAAGCTCAGGTCCTTTAACACTGATGAAATTGGCCTGGCACTCATTTGCAATGGCCTTGGCCAATAAAGTTTTCCCACACCCGGGAGGACCATAGAATAGGACACCCTTTGATGGCGACATGCCGAATTTTTCAAACTTCTCTGGATGCTCCACTGGATATTGAACAGTCTGCATAAGAGAAAGGAGGCACATTGAACAAATGAACAATTTAATGAAAGTAACATGATTTTGAATCCCAGTAATAAGAACACCTCTTGAAGCTCCCTCTTAACGTTCTCGAGCCCTCCAATGTCCTCCCAGGAGACATTGGGCACTTCAACAACCTGTtatttaacaaaacaaaatattatttataaaaaaaaaattagactgCATCCACCGCCATGACAGGAAAagatgaataataataagaagaatgtACATGCATTCACTTACAGTTTCACGCAAAGCAGATGGATTGCTGATTCCAAGAGCAGTCTGAAAGTGATCGTTTGTCACTGCCATAGAATTCAGAATCTCAGCATCTATTGTTTCATCATCTAGGTCAATAACATCCATCTTCTCTCTGATACATTGAAGTGCAGCTTCAGTACAAAGAGCAGCAAGATCAGCACCAACATAACCATGAGTATCTTTACCAATCCTCTCAAGATCAACCTGCCCAATAGACAGTTAACTGTATCAGCTTAGTTATACCATTTTGGCCTCATTCCTGATCAAGattcaaaataaaagaatttaccTCATCAGAAAGCTTCATGTTTTTGGTGTGAATTCGAAGAACTTCCAAACGCCCAACTTCATCTGGAACACCAATATCTATTTCCCTATCAAACCTACCAAACCTTCTCAATGCAGGATCAATACTGTTTGGCCTGTTTGTGGCCCCCATTACAATAACATGGGCCCGCGACTTCAAACCATCCATGAGAGTCAACAATTGTGAAACAATCCTTCTCTCAACTTCACCGTGAGTCTTTTCTCTTTTGGGGGCAATCGAATCAATCTCATCAATGAAAATGATTGATGGTGCATTTTTCTCAGCTTCCTCAAACGCCTTCCTCAAGTTGCTTTCACTCTCTCCAGCCAATTTGGACATAATTTCTGGTCCATTGATTAAAAAGAAGAATGCACCCGTCTCGTTTGCAACAGCCCTAGCTATTAAAGTCTTTCCAGAGCCAGGCGGTCCAAAAAGTAGTATCCCTTTTGGAGGTTTCACACCTATGGATTTGAAGAGTTGTGGATGCCTTAAAGGCAATTCCACTAATTCACGGATTTGAGCCATCTGCTTCCTAACACCACCAACATCATCATAACCCACCTCATCCAATCTGTCCTCATCCTCCCTCCTAATAGGCTCCCCCTCGCAAAAGATTTCTGTGTCAGGAGCAACCACACAGTATTCTCCAGGATCAGTCTCGATAACTTTGAACTCCACACTCCTCATGCCTCCTCTAACAAGGAAATGGTCACCTTTCCTTACTGGACGGTATGCCTCCACAAAATATGCTGCAGAGACATGAAGatgtttttcataattcttTCAAATGGGAAAATTCAGAAATAGTGCAGGAACTTTCTTTACTGATAATGACGGTAGACTTACGTTTTAGGTATACATCAAACAAATCACCAGTTAGGCCTTCAATGGTATCATCTATTGGTAGTATGTGGACACGCGTCCCATACTTAACATCTGGACACTGGTGAACAGAAACAATATCACCAAGACGAACTTTTAGATTTGATCTCACAACTTTGTTCATCCGAATCTTTGGTTCCTCGCAAGTCTCATCAGCAAGGGCAATACAAACGGTATCCTTTCTTTTCTTCCCCTGTTGTACATATATGAATGTCATAATTGTACAAGTAAGTATTTCTTCTCCAGGAAAAGAAAGGCAGTATGATTCATGTGTACATTACATTGGGAAAAAGAAACCATCTATAGAAGAACAGATTAAAATACAGAAAATTATCTCCCCTCATAACTCTGAACAGTACTCTTAGAATAATAAGTTTCCATTACTTATTGATAGAAAGTAGAAACATTACAAAGGAAAACTTTCAACTTTATAATTACATGTATTAAACAGATCAATTTCAAGGAAAATAAGGGACTCTTAGACAGGATTTATTGCAGGTATTCATGAGTGCTGAAGTTACAAGTTAGCATTCAATCGATCTGAATATAGTCTACAACTAAGACTACTAGTTGCAACTCTTGCAAGTTAACCAATAGAATCCAAGTAACCTGAACACAAAGGAGATAAACATGTCATTGCAACTAAAGTTGAAACCACTAGATACAATAGCCATGCTCTCAAGTATTTCAAAGCaattatcatcttcttcttcttccccaaCTTAGAAGAAAGAATTccaagagaaaaaatattatgtaaatcACTTACTACCTCTCACAACTACtacaaaatcaaatgaaattaatGAGTACATCCGAAGGCAGTCAAGAAATTGATTGTATTCAATTAAGTAGTCGAGTTTCCtagttttcttaatttttctctaTCTGCATCGCTTAGATGTTCAAAGGTTTCAGTTTCTACAACTATATTTATACAAAGGCTAACGAAAAACAGATATAAGAATCAAAAAGTGAGCAGAAGTAAGCCTAATCTTCGTAATCTTAGAAAAAGAATAGAAACCCATGTCCAAAAGATTAGATTGGAAGCGGCCAATAAGGAAGACGTAAGTGAAACAGGCAATTAGACCTTGATAAGGATCGTGTCCCCGCGGAAAAGCTGCAGCTTCTCCATGGTATTAGGGTGCATGGCAACCACTGAGTTATCATCATTAACGGCTTCGTCGACTACAAGACGATTTGGCGACTTCTTCCTGTCCAAAATCGCGGTTGAGAAATCCTTCTTCGACCCTTTCCTGCAAAATTCAGATGGATTAGTATAGAAATAAACCCAATACAGAATCAAGAAATTGGGAGTAGAACTAGTGTTGGAAAGTAAATTGAGTAGATTTGGCCCGATCAGTGGATAAAGGTACTCACGAATCGGAGGATTCAGCTTGGTTACTCATCCTGTGAAGCGGTAGAAGAAGGCGATCTTGTTTTGTTAAGACGGGAAagatctagagagagagagagagtggtAAGTAGACAAAAGAAGACAATTGATAAGCTCGAGACAAGCTATAGGATTAGGATCCTCTACACCGACTCTTGTAATAATCTTCTGTTCCGCTTTATATATATCACGCCACCTCCTTAAATCATCTCACCCGTTCATTCctttctaattttaatattatttcaatatttaaaacaaataaa
It encodes the following:
- the LOC124926369 gene encoding cell division cycle protein 48 homolog, which encodes MSNQAESSDSKGSKKDFSTAILDRKKSPNRLVVDEAVNDDNSVVAMHPNTMEKLQLFRGDTILIKGKKRKDTVCIALADETCEEPKIRMNKVVRSNLKVRLGDIVSVHQCPDVKYGTRVHILPIDDTIEGLTGDLFDVYLKPYFVEAYRPVRKGDHFLVRGGMRSVEFKVIETDPGEYCVVAPDTEIFCEGEPIRREDEDRLDEVGYDDVGGVRKQMAQIRELVELPLRHPQLFKSIGVKPPKGILLFGPPGSGKTLIARAVANETGAFFFLINGPEIMSKLAGESESNLRKAFEEAEKNAPSIIFIDEIDSIAPKREKTHGEVERRIVSQLLTLMDGLKSRAHVIVMGATNRPNSIDPALRRFGRFDREIDIGVPDEVGRLEVLRIHTKNMKLSDEVDLERIGKDTHGYVGADLAALCTEAALQCIREKMDVIDLDDETIDAEILNSMAVTNDHFQTALGISNPSALRETVVEVPNVSWEDIGGLENVKRELQETVQYPVEHPEKFEKFGMSPSKGVLFYGPPGCGKTLLAKAIANECQANFISVKGPELLTMWFGESEANVREIFDKARQSAPCVLFFDELDSIATQRGSSGGDAGGAADRVLNQLLTEMDGMNAKKTVFIIGATNRPDIIDPALLRPGRLDQLIYIPLPDEDSRHNIFKACLRKSPISKDVELRALAKYTQGFSGADITEICQRACKYAIRENIEKDIEKERKKRDNPDSMDEDNDDEVSEIKAFHFEESMKYARRSVSDADIRKYQAFAQTLQQSRGFGTEFRFPETTTTEARSGSGADPFATTSTAGAEDDDLYS